In Aphanothece sacrum FPU1, a single genomic region encodes these proteins:
- a CDS encoding response regulator transcription factor: MKTANILVVEDEIKLAQFIELELKYEGYEITVANDGLSGLTLARETNPDLILLDWMLPGISGLEICKRLRQTGSKVPIVLLTAKDDISDRVAGLDAGADDYIVKPFSLEELLARVRAHLRRNQDENPNLLEFEDLSLNRSTREVYRGNRLIELTAKEFDLLEYLITHPRQVLTRDQILERVWGYDFMGDSNIIEVYIRYLRLKLEVNGEKRLIQTIRGVGYVLRS; the protein is encoded by the coding sequence ATGAAAACTGCTAATATTCTAGTGGTAGAAGATGAAATCAAACTCGCTCAATTTATTGAATTAGAACTCAAATATGAAGGGTATGAGATAACCGTCGCTAATGATGGGTTATCAGGGTTAACCTTAGCTAGAGAAACTAATCCTGATTTAATCTTATTAGATTGGATGTTACCAGGAATTTCAGGATTAGAAATTTGTAAACGACTACGACAAACAGGGAGTAAAGTCCCTATTGTTTTATTAACTGCTAAAGATGATATCAGCGATCGCGTGGCTGGACTAGATGCGGGGGCCGATGATTATATCGTTAAACCCTTCAGTCTCGAAGAACTACTCGCTAGAGTGCGGGCCCATTTACGACGGAACCAAGACGAAAACCCCAACTTACTAGAATTTGAAGATTTAAGCTTAAACCGAAGTACCCGCGAAGTCTATCGGGGGAATCGTTTAATTGAACTAACCGCCAAAGAATTTGATTTACTCGAATATCTTATTACCCATCCCCGTCAAGTGTTAACCAGAGATCAAATCTTAGAAAGAGTTTGGGGTTACGACTTTATGGGAGATTCCAACATTATCGAAGTTTATATTCGTTATTTGCGCTTAAAATTAGAGGTTAATGGAGAAAAAAGGCTTATTCAGACTATTCGGGGGGTTGGTTATGTGTTGAGAAGCTAA
- a CDS encoding DUF29 family protein, whose translation MMTQVLYDKDYHLWLQETVQFLKEGKLTAFKAKNIV comes from the coding sequence ATGATGACTCAAGTCTTATATGATAAGGACTACCATCTTTGGTTACAAGAAACTGTACAATTCTTAAAAGAGGGTAAATTAACAGCTTTTAAAGCAAAAAACATTGTATAA
- the gcvH gene encoding glycine cleavage system protein GcvH, with protein sequence MELEYPDGLRYLDSHEYVRLDGEIATIGISAFAIDQLGEIVFLELPDVGDALEVGESFGQVESTKAVEDLYPPVSGTVIERNQVMIDTPELIADDPYGDGWLIKVRVENPDDELDDTLTATEYRAQVEGED encoded by the coding sequence ATGGAATTAGAGTATCCTGACGGTCTTCGATATTTAGACTCCCACGAGTATGTCCGGTTAGACGGGGAAATTGCTACTATCGGTATTAGTGCATTTGCCATTGATCAACTCGGAGAGATCGTCTTTTTAGAATTGCCTGACGTGGGAGATGCTTTAGAAGTTGGTGAAAGCTTCGGTCAAGTTGAGTCCACTAAAGCAGTTGAGGATTTATATCCCCCTGTTTCTGGTACTGTGATCGAACGTAATCAAGTTATGATTGATACACCAGAATTGATTGCTGATGATCCCTATGGGGATGGATGGTTAATTAAAGTCCGTGTCGAAAATCCCGATGATGAATTGGATGATACCTTGACTGCCACTGAATATCGCGCTCAAGTAGAAGGGGAAGACTAA
- a CDS encoding DUF29 domain-containing protein: MNQNLYDRDYLLWLEKTVQLLTDGKLKELDIPNLIEEIKDMGISQKKALKSNLKVIFWHLLKYKYQPEKRSNSWLSTLFEHRDRLEEDFADSPSLKPFFLENFEQCYQKARKQASIETGLSIETFPINCPFTPEQVLDSEYLPE, encoded by the coding sequence ATGAATCAAAATTTATATGATAGAGATTATTTACTATGGTTAGAGAAGACAGTACAATTATTAACAGATGGAAAGTTAAAAGAGTTAGATATTCCCAATTTAATAGAGGAAATAAAAGATATGGGAATTAGTCAAAAAAAAGCACTTAAAAGTAACTTAAAAGTTATATTTTGGCATTTGCTAAAATATAAATATCAACCCGAAAAACGATCAAATAGTTGGTTATCTACTCTATTTGAACATCGAGATAGACTAGAAGAAGATTTTGCAGATAGTCCCAGTTTAAAACCTTTTTTTCTAGAAAATTTTGAACAATGCTATCAAAAAGCAAGAAAACAAGCATCAATTGAAACAGGTTTATCTATAGAAACGTTTCCGATAAACTGTCCTTTTACTCCTGAACAAGTTCTTGATTCTGAATATTTACCTGAATAA
- a CDS encoding CARDB domain-containing protein → MNKPDKPTRPAQTPDLSVKFKQVDLPDSVDFGALGQAEIVIKNDGKATATGPVTIKLYASTDGELGKNDVLLSTTVENLNLAKGKSTNLTIDYANNTSAIAPGSYHIIAKVDTENQIIESNEDNNIASKLVSAPNTDVVLDWQAVALNAIQAEGKAGRGVAPTVGSRLLATFSTAIHDTVQAFENTFQHYKVDTVAPVGACLEAAVVGAAYRVLSTQLGPAALKLIDEQRDASLKEIKDRPIAETIGYAFGQSIADQIIASRANDGANNTDPYVPPTGDYVWKPDAPNFAALGPKWGQVIPWAIPFNANDPTNSFAPDGLDGTPTNNPNLYATEIEEVRQVGGLANTDVTTLTRTPDQTELAVFWAYDRPDTFRPYGQLSQIAQEVAVREGNSLAENARLFAALNVALADAAIVAWDAKYDYTQPRPDDVIAGGIALNDGIASTIHDPNWKPLLGSTPPFPDYISGHSTFGGAFAGVLTNLVGDNYAFDAVSQELPGVVRSFNSFYEAGVEDAVSRVYGGVHVREASVTDAVPTGYNIGEYVATNFFQAITDHTVVV, encoded by the coding sequence TTGAATAAACCAGATAAACCAACTAGACCAGCACAGACACCTGACTTGTCTGTTAAATTCAAACAAGTAGATTTACCTGATAGTGTTGATTTCGGCGCTCTGGGCCAGGCAGAAATCGTCATTAAGAATGATGGTAAAGCCACCGCGACAGGCCCCGTTACCATTAAACTTTATGCCTCAACTGATGGAGAACTTGGCAAGAATGATGTGTTGCTTAGCACCACAGTTGAAAACCTGAATTTAGCAAAAGGTAAATCAACAAATCTTACTATAGATTACGCAAATAATACCTCCGCGATCGCACCAGGTTCGTATCATATCATTGCTAAAGTTGACACAGAAAACCAAATTATAGAAAGCAATGAAGACAATAACATAGCGAGCAAATTGGTATCTGCTCCTAATACTGATGTTGTACTAGATTGGCAAGCAGTTGCTCTTAATGCCATTCAAGCTGAAGGAAAAGCAGGAAGAGGGGTTGCTCCTACGGTGGGATCTCGTTTATTAGCAACCTTTTCCACCGCCATTCATGACACAGTACAAGCCTTTGAGAATACTTTTCAACACTATAAGGTAGATACTGTCGCACCTGTAGGCGCATGCTTAGAAGCGGCTGTGGTTGGTGCTGCTTACCGCGTTCTCTCCACTCAGTTAGGGCCAGCAGCCTTAAAGTTAATCGATGAACAAAGAGACGCATCTTTAAAGGAGATCAAAGATCGTCCTATTGCTGAAACCATAGGATATGCCTTTGGTCAATCGATAGCTGATCAAATCATAGCTTCACGGGCTAATGATGGGGCTAATAATACCGACCCTTATGTACCTCCAACAGGAGATTATGTCTGGAAACCCGATGCCCCTAATTTCGCTGCTCTTGGCCCTAAATGGGGACAAGTAATTCCTTGGGCTATTCCTTTTAATGCCAACGACCCCACTAATTCCTTTGCTCCCGATGGACTCGATGGAACTCCCACTAATAATCCTAACCTGTATGCAACAGAAATTGAGGAAGTGCGTCAAGTGGGTGGACTGGCAAATACGGATGTTACTACTCTAACCCGGACTCCTGACCAAACGGAACTAGCGGTTTTCTGGGCTTATGATCGGCCTGATACCTTCCGTCCCTATGGACAATTAAGTCAAATTGCTCAAGAGGTGGCAGTACGCGAAGGTAACTCTCTAGCTGAAAATGCTCGTTTATTTGCGGCTTTAAACGTTGCTTTAGCTGATGCGGCCATCGTTGCTTGGGATGCTAAATATGATTATACTCAGCCCCGTCCCGATGATGTAATTGCTGGCGGAATCGCCCTTAATGATGGCATTGCTTCTACTATCCATGATCCCAACTGGAAACCTTTACTCGGTTCGACTCCTCCCTTCCCTGATTATATTTCAGGTCACTCCACCTTTGGCGGTGCATTTGCTGGAGTTTTAACTAATCTCGTCGGAGATAACTACGCTTTTGATGCAGTTTCCCAAGAATTACCAGGAGTCGTTCGTAGCTTTAACAGTTTCTATGAAGCTGGGGTTGAAGATGCGGTTAGCCGTGTTTATGGCGGTGTTCACGTCCGTGAGGCTTCAGTTACTGATGCGGTTCCCACAGGATATAATATTGGAGAATATGTTGCGACCAACTTCTTTCAAGCTATAACTGATCATACTGTTGTTGTCTAG
- a CDS encoding DUF4926 domain-containing protein — translation MKFELFTRVALKEDLPNYKLCRGDVATIVEYHPVKNGEDGYSLEVFNAVEETIAVVTVAESQIESLMNNEVLHVRVLESA, via the coding sequence ATGAAATTTGAACTATTTACGAGAGTTGCCTTAAAAGAAGATTTACCAAACTATAAATTATGTCGAGGAGATGTAGCAACCATTGTCGAATATCATCCCGTTAAAAATGGAGAAGATGGTTATAGTCTTGAAGTTTTTAATGCTGTGGAAGAAACCATTGCTGTTGTTACTGTTGCTGAATCACAGATTGAGTCTTTAATGAATAATGAAGTGCTTCATGTTAGAGTTTTAGAATCAGCTTAA
- a CDS encoding ribonucleoside-diphosphate reductase subunit alpha has product MQPTVLTSPHQTNLGDTHIPHSGHPSQLGTNKIQVIRRDGSWTALNIGKIRTVVDWACAGRDINTIALEAGLTTRLRDGITTREIQDNLINCALEMCSPEEPDWRYVAGRLHIWSLWKDTLVSRGYQYGNYETTVRTKVENESYDKRLLTYSTAELREAGSWINSDWDTDYDYAGAVLLTSRYLLPQELPQEAILTCSLLLASVETPENRLPWARHFYEAIGSRKVSLATPILANLRVPGGSLTSCFILSVDDSLESIFQEITNTARISKNGGGVGVNVSRIRATGSWVMGKPNASGGIIPWIKLLNDTAIAVNQGGRRAGAVTVGVDIWHLDVPEFLEMQTENGDQRRKAYDVFPQLILTDEFMRRVENKQEWTLIDPYEVRKNLGIELAQLWGEKFEEAYRLIELELGRRITLYKRVNARELFKTIMRSQVETGMPYLAFKDTINRANPNKHVGYIPGVNLCTESFSNVSPGKHSHCCNLVSINLANIEDQEIDYLCKIAVRILDNTIDITHPPFEDAKRHNNEYRTIGVGCMGLADWLAKKRLTYDNLTQISQLFEEVGYWCTQSSMELAKERGAYNAFPGSDWSLGKLIGSKPVEWFLENASKKERWLTLSEDIKTYGIRNSHITAIAPNTSSSLVQGCTASILPVYSRFFYDKWAKGTVPIAPPFINDSFWFYPENKTLDQQKVVKAVATIQQWIDTGISMELLFNLNQGVYFPNEPERCLTAKDIFDSLMLAWKEGCKAIYYVRTVQKDDFKESDSSCTACAN; this is encoded by the coding sequence ATGCAACCGACAGTCCTCACCTCACCCCATCAAACCAATCTTGGAGACACACACATCCCTCATTCTGGCCACCCTTCACAGCTAGGAACAAATAAAATTCAAGTGATTCGACGGGATGGTTCTTGGACTGCCCTTAATATCGGCAAAATTCGCACTGTAGTTGACTGGGCCTGTGCAGGACGAGATATTAATACCATAGCACTAGAAGCCGGATTAACAACTCGTTTACGTGATGGCATCACCACTAGAGAAATCCAGGATAACTTAATTAACTGCGCTTTGGAAATGTGTAGTCCCGAAGAACCAGACTGGCGTTATGTTGCGGGTAGATTACACATTTGGAGTCTTTGGAAAGATACCTTAGTGAGTCGGGGTTATCAGTACGGAAATTATGAAACCACTGTCAGGACTAAGGTAGAGAACGAAAGCTACGATAAACGTCTCTTAACCTATTCTACGGCAGAATTACGCGAAGCAGGTTCCTGGATTAATTCTGACTGGGATACTGATTATGACTATGCTGGGGCTGTACTGTTGACCAGTCGCTACCTATTACCTCAAGAATTGCCTCAAGAAGCAATCTTAACCTGTTCTTTATTATTGGCCTCCGTAGAAACTCCTGAAAATCGTCTACCTTGGGCGAGGCATTTTTACGAAGCCATTGGCAGTCGTAAAGTGTCTCTAGCTACACCAATTTTGGCTAATTTACGGGTTCCGGGCGGGTCGTTGACCAGTTGCTTTATTTTGTCGGTTGATGACAGCTTAGAGAGCATTTTTCAAGAGATTACCAATACGGCGAGAATCTCTAAAAATGGCGGCGGTGTGGGGGTCAATGTCAGTCGTATCCGCGCTACCGGAAGTTGGGTGATGGGGAAACCTAACGCTTCTGGGGGGATTATTCCTTGGATTAAACTCTTAAATGATACCGCGATCGCAGTTAATCAAGGGGGAAGACGGGCCGGGGCCGTCACCGTTGGGGTGGATATTTGGCATTTAGATGTGCCTGAATTTTTGGAAATGCAGACCGAAAATGGGGATCAAAGACGCAAAGCTTATGATGTGTTTCCTCAGTTAATTTTAACAGATGAATTCATGCGTCGAGTGGAAAATAAGCAAGAATGGACATTAATTGATCCTTATGAAGTTCGTAAAAATTTAGGGATTGAATTAGCCCAATTATGGGGTGAAAAGTTTGAAGAAGCTTATCGTTTAATAGAATTAGAATTAGGCAGAAGAATTACCCTGTATAAACGAGTGAATGCCCGTGAATTGTTTAAGACAATCATGCGATCGCAGGTGGAAACTGGGATGCCCTATTTAGCTTTTAAGGATACAATAAATAGAGCAAATCCTAATAAGCACGTCGGTTATATTCCTGGTGTTAATCTTTGTACTGAGAGCTTCTCAAATGTGTCTCCAGGGAAACATAGTCATTGTTGTAATTTAGTAAGTATAAATTTAGCAAATATTGAGGATCAAGAAATTGATTATTTATGTAAAATAGCAGTTCGTATTCTCGATAATACGATTGATATTACTCATCCTCCTTTTGAAGATGCAAAACGTCATAATAATGAATATCGCACCATTGGGGTTGGTTGTATGGGGTTAGCAGATTGGTTAGCTAAGAAGCGTTTAACCTACGATAACCTAACACAAATTAGTCAATTATTTGAAGAAGTTGGTTATTGGTGTACTCAATCTTCTATGGAGTTAGCGAAGGAAAGAGGTGCCTATAATGCTTTTCCAGGAAGTGATTGGAGTTTAGGTAAATTAATAGGATCAAAACCTGTTGAATGGTTCTTAGAAAATGCTTCTAAAAAAGAACGTTGGTTAACTTTATCAGAAGATATTAAGACTTACGGTATTCGTAACTCCCATATTACCGCGATCGCCCCTAATACTTCTTCATCATTAGTGCAAGGTTGTACGGCGAGTATTCTTCCGGTTTATAGTCGTTTCTTCTATGATAAATGGGCTAAAGGTACGGTTCCTATTGCCCCTCCATTTATTAATGATTCTTTCTGGTTTTATCCTGAAAATAAGACCTTAGATCAACAAAAAGTCGTTAAAGCTGTAGCAACAATTCAACAGTGGATAGATACAGGAATTTCTATGGAATTGTTGTTTAATTTGAATCAAGGGGTTTACTTCCCAAATGAACCGGAACGGTGTTTAACAGCTAAGGATATTTTTGATAGTTTGATGTTAGCTTGGAAAGAAGGTTGTAAGGCAATTTATTACGTCAGAACTGTACAAAAAGACGATTTTAAAGAGTCTGATAGTAGTTGTACTGCTTGTGCTAATTAA
- the mutL gene encoding DNA mismatch repair endonuclease MutL, with protein MSLIKTLPPEVVNLIAAGEVIDSLAAVVRELIENALDAQATRITIALFPEIWRVTVTDNGQGMALSDLRNCAKPHTTSKIKHLDDLGKITSLGFRGEALHSLTQVADLSISSRCATEDNNMGWFLHYNAQGEPQSQKPISIAPGSIITVDNLFGKMPVRRQGLPNISSQLKGVQTIIENMALCHPNITCKVLQNERIWLNLSPGKTAQHILPQLLKRIHFNDLQFVEQEVENFPNSKIELLLGLPDRCHRGKADWVKVGINGRIVRSLVLEQTILTAFSRTLPKDRFPVCFIHLQICPSQIDWNRHPAKVEIYLNSLDLWQDKISQIIEKGLILSPHNLSVMAQNERVSKLLKVSEAKGNYQVNSQVSDESGLIELKAVGQVNHTYIVAEHSNGLWLIEQHIAHERVLYENLQDKWELEQIKTPIILTKLSSEQVEQLEKIGLEIDRFGEQNWAIRTVPKLLAKREDCQAALLELSLGGDLQTAQVALACRSAIRNGTEMNLSAMQDLVNKWKNTRNPHTCPHGRPIYLSLEESSLALFFRRHRVIGKSHGI; from the coding sequence TGCTGCTGGAGAAGTCATTGACTCTTTAGCAGCAGTTGTACGAGAATTAATAGAAAATGCCCTAGATGCTCAAGCTACTCGCATTACAATTGCTTTATTTCCTGAGATCTGGCGCGTTACAGTCACGGATAATGGTCAAGGAATGGCTTTATCTGACTTACGCAACTGTGCTAAACCCCATACTACCAGCAAAATTAAGCATTTAGATGATCTCGGAAAAATTACCAGTTTGGGATTCCGAGGGGAAGCTTTACATAGTTTAACTCAAGTTGCTGACTTAAGCATTAGCAGTCGCTGTGCAACTGAAGACAATAATATGGGATGGTTTCTTCATTATAATGCTCAAGGGGAACCTCAATCACAGAAACCGATTTCTATTGCACCAGGAAGTATTATTACGGTAGATAATCTTTTTGGTAAAATGCCTGTACGTCGTCAAGGTTTACCTAATATTTCGAGCCAACTCAAAGGGGTACAAACGATTATTGAAAATATGGCTTTGTGTCATCCTAATATTACTTGCAAAGTGCTACAAAATGAGCGAATATGGCTTAATCTTAGTCCGGGAAAAACTGCTCAACATATTTTACCCCAACTCTTGAAAAGGATTCATTTTAATGATCTACAATTTGTTGAACAAGAAGTAGAAAATTTCCCTAACTCTAAGATTGAGTTATTATTAGGATTACCAGATCGTTGTCATCGAGGAAAAGCTGATTGGGTTAAAGTAGGAATTAATGGACGCATCGTGCGATCGCTTGTTTTAGAACAAACTATTTTAACTGCTTTTAGTCGAACTTTGCCTAAAGATAGGTTTCCCGTTTGTTTTATTCATCTACAAATATGTCCGAGTCAAATTGATTGGAATCGTCATCCTGCTAAAGTAGAAATTTATCTTAATTCTTTGGATCTTTGGCAAGATAAAATTTCTCAGATTATTGAAAAAGGTTTGATTTTATCTCCTCATAATCTTTCGGTAATGGCTCAGAATGAAAGGGTTAGCAAATTATTAAAAGTTTCAGAAGCCAAAGGAAATTATCAAGTTAATTCTCAAGTTTCTGATGAAAGTGGATTAATTGAATTAAAAGCAGTCGGTCAAGTTAATCATACTTATATTGTAGCAGAACATTCTAATGGATTATGGTTAATAGAACAACATATTGCTCACGAAAGAGTTTTATATGAAAATTTACAAGATAAGTGGGAATTAGAACAAATAAAAACTCCAATTATTTTAACTAAATTATCAAGTGAACAAGTGGAACAATTAGAGAAAATTGGCTTAGAAATTGATCGATTTGGAGAACAAAACTGGGCGATTCGTACCGTACCTAAATTATTAGCAAAAAGAGAAGATTGTCAAGCCGCTTTATTAGAATTAAGTTTAGGAGGCGACTTACAAACTGCACAAGTTGCTCTTGCTTGTCGAAGTGCTATTCGCAATGGAACTGAGATGAATTTATCAGCTATGCAAGACCTTGTAAATAAGTGGAAAAATACCCGTAATCCTCATACTTGTCCTCATGGTAGACCAATATATTTATCGTTAGAAGAATCATCTCTAGCCCTTTTTTTTCGTCGTCATCGGGTCATTGGTAAAAGTCATGGAATTTAA
- a CDS encoding DUF4089 domain-containing protein — MMKKSLDMQQYVEQMALLVNLPISPESMTGVVNNFTTIAEIASLVTEFPLPDNIEVAPIFQTYLSNNI; from the coding sequence ATGATGAAAAAATCCTTGGATATGCAACAATATGTTGAACAAATGGCTCTATTAGTTAATTTACCTATTTCTCCTGAATCTATGACAGGGGTTGTTAATAATTTTACAACTATTGCTGAGATTGCTTCATTAGTTACAGAATTTCCGTTACCCGATAATATAGAAGTTGCTCCCATTTTTCAAACCTATCTTAGTAACAATATTTAA
- a CDS encoding type II toxin-antitoxin system RelE family toxin — MYKVVLTKKAKAFYTNADPLLAKKLARSFEILEQTPSLHPNIKVLKGRLKGYYRYRIGDYRIIYEIDHQTIQVIVVKIAHRSKIHEKE; from the coding sequence ATGTATAAAGTTGTTTTAACGAAGAAGGCTAAGGCTTTTTATACTAATGCTGATCCCCTCTTGGCTAAAAAACTGGCTAGAAGCTTTGAGATTTTAGAACAAACACCATCCTTACATCCTAATATTAAGGTTCTCAAAGGTAGGTTAAAAGGATATTATCGTTATCGTATCGGAGATTATCGAATCATTTATGAAATTGACCATCAGACAATTCAAGTGATTGTTGTTAAAATTGCCCATCGAAGTAAAATTCATGAAAAGGAATGA
- a CDS encoding DUF3747 domain-containing protein, with protein sequence MKFTLIRNIVTLTTLTLISIIPPSYSSQFEQQEVQQEEFIAIARPYGENKYDLLILRQIPGQQQCWRENGSNPVLVEPLLLNFNFTGSCERSTDSNGYSIRVDGEDYGLDYLLRLVERNGELVLVGTHRVNTSEPEIVIGRTHGLQSGFMRIDLDPAWRFTRRAYGGKALSHIYLSGDNVAMTAQNPSQGNLEPAQSNSEPIREMTFTSKNQGSLPSPPNTLTSSPHQPITPSPPQPLTSLPAFSDLPPLSPPVQNNNNRIVPPPPLLGRKNVSESLGSLSNRNNPSIPKTYTPQGYRVIVAANDRNQQEQLRSLYPDAFPTSYNGRAMWQVGLFSSRENAQKAYQSLENEGLRAIILP encoded by the coding sequence ATGAAATTCACACTGATCAGAAACATTGTTACCTTAACCACATTAACTTTAATTAGTATTATTCCCCCTAGCTATAGTTCTCAGTTTGAACAACAAGAAGTCCAACAAGAGGAATTTATTGCGATCGCCAGACCCTATGGAGAGAATAAATATGATTTACTGATTTTGCGTCAAATTCCTGGTCAACAACAGTGTTGGCGCGAAAATGGTTCTAATCCCGTCTTAGTCGAACCCTTACTACTTAACTTTAATTTTACAGGCAGTTGTGAGCGTAGTACCGATAGTAATGGCTATTCCATCCGTGTTGATGGAGAAGATTACGGGTTAGACTATTTATTAAGACTCGTAGAACGTAACGGAGAACTGGTATTAGTAGGAACCCACCGAGTTAATACCAGTGAACCCGAAATCGTTATAGGCAGAACTCATGGACTACAATCAGGATTTATGAGAATTGATCTTGATCCAGCATGGCGATTTACCAGACGAGCATATGGGGGCAAAGCATTGAGCCACATTTACTTAAGTGGGGATAATGTAGCTATGACCGCTCAAAACCCATCACAAGGGAATTTAGAGCCAGCACAGAGCAATTCTGAACCTATTCGAGAAATGACATTTACCTCTAAAAATCAGGGTTCTCTCCCCTCCCCCCCTAATACCCTCACTTCCTCACCCCATCAACCCATCACCCCATCACCCCCTCAACCCCTCACCTCCTTACCAGCTTTCTCCGACCTACCTCCCTTATCTCCTCCCGTCCAAAATAATAATAATAGGATAGTACCTCCCCCCCCATTATTAGGGCGAAAGAATGTATCAGAGTCTTTAGGTTCTCTGTCTAATCGTAATAATCCTTCCATCCCTAAAACTTATACCCCTCAAGGCTACCGAGTAATTGTAGCAGCCAACGACAGAAACCAACAAGAACAGTTGCGATCGCTGTATCCCGATGCGTTCCCTACATCTTACAATGGTCGGGCCATGTGGCAAGTGGGGTTATTTAGTAGTCGAGAAAATGCTCAAAAAGCTTATCAAAGCCTAGAAAACGAGGGATTAAGGGCGATTATTCTTCCTTAA
- a CDS encoding DNA recombination-mediator protein A, with protein sequence MSQSVEIPTLDTLAQELAAIQQTGSKRIALLGSRHVPMTHQNLIEMMSYALVLAGNRLMTSGATGTNAAAIKGAMRADPNLLTVILPQSLQQQPRESREQLQQVMHLVENPENDSLSLGEASALCNREIITRCQQLICFAFHDSHTLLQTCQEAEEQRKLVTLFYFD encoded by the coding sequence TTGAGTCAATCAGTTGAAATTCCAACCCTAGATACTTTGGCGCAAGAACTAGCCGCTATCCAGCAAACAGGTTCTAAACGGATTGCTTTACTCGGTTCGCGCCATGTTCCCATGACTCATCAGAACTTAATTGAAATGATGAGTTACGCTTTGGTGTTAGCAGGCAATCGTCTCATGACATCAGGGGCAACAGGAACCAATGCGGCTGCGATTAAAGGGGCTATGCGAGCCGATCCTAACCTATTAACGGTCATTTTGCCCCAAAGCTTACAACAGCAACCTAGAGAGTCTAGGGAGCAACTACAGCAGGTCATGCACCTCGTAGAAAACCCAGAAAACGATAGTCTTTCTTTAGGGGAAGCCAGTGCCTTATGTAATCGAGAAATTATCACCCGTTGTCAACAGTTGATTTGCTTTGCTTTTCATGACAGTCATACTCTTCTGCAAACTTGTCAAGAAGCGGAAGAACAACGTAAGTTGGTTACTTTGTTTTACTTTGATTAA